Proteins encoded within one genomic window of Gigantopelta aegis isolate Gae_Host chromosome 2, Gae_host_genome, whole genome shotgun sequence:
- the LOC121377451 gene encoding uncharacterized protein LOC121377451: MNSSASSNETWWARPSFWDIYSAAGGIGVFNTVFILLTNTLLIFTITTSKKLRLRFSNQLILSVAVCNWLYGAVWCPMKVDYIFTRQWRFGCWMHVAYQMYEEYIQIFITTWLIIVYNTCYIVERRRIQNPVVSKNKVLALRLGTLASPWVVAVVVILPLAMANLHPVWNQSVWTASYCAVILTRWADILLPCLCFFIPATVLMLQTLYVFVSLNSDSRSSVRTTPLNRAISRRIGVCVIAASLITVLLSMGEQVCNLVKEVYNWNNKLHVITWHVTDLLADFQKVALPLVWIFLPEIKEELGMKIKWRVGGRYFAEDAVEVTYYRNYAHD, from the coding sequence ATGAACAGCAGCGCGTCATCGAACGAAACCTGGTGGGCGCGGCCTTCCTTCTGGGACATCTACAGTGCTGCTGGTGGAATTGGTGTATTTAACACGGTGTTCATTCTACTGACAAACACGTTGCTCATCTTCACCATCACAACCTCCAAGAAGCTGCGACTGCGTTTCAGCAACCAGCTGATACTGAGCGTGGCTGTGTGTAACTGGTTATACGGGGCGGTGTGGTGCCCAATGAAGGTCGACTACATCTTCACGCGCCAGTGGAGGTTCGGCTGCTGGATGCACGTGGCGTACCAGATGTACGAAGAATACATCCAGATCTTCATCACCACATGGTTGATCATCGTCTACAACACGTGCTACATCGTCGAGCGACGCAGGATTCAAAATCCAGTGGTTTCCAAGAACAAGGTCCTCGCCCTCAGATTGGGAACACTCGCATCTCCTTGGGTCGTAGCTGTTGTCGTCATCCTCCCGCTGGCAATGGCCAATCTGCACCCGGTGTGGAATCAGAGTGTCTGGACTGCCAGTTACTGTGCTGTGATTCTGACGCGCTGGGCCGACATCCTACTCCCCTGTCTCTGCTTCTTCATCCCGGCCACAGTTCTGATGCTCCAGACTTTGTACGTTTTCGTGAGTCTCAATTCTGACAGTAGAAGTTCCGTGAGGACGACGCCCTTGAACAGAGCTATCTCCAGGAGAATCGGCGTCTGCGTCATAGCTGCCAGTTTAATCACGGTCCTCCTCTCTATGGGCGAGCAGGTGTGCAATCTGGTCAAAGAAGTCTACAACTGGAACAACAAACTGCACGTGATCACGTGGCACGTGACGGACCTTTTGGCAGACTTCCAAAAAGTCGCGCTTCCGCTAGTGTGGATTTTCTTGCCGGAGATTAAGGAAGAGTTgggaatgaaaataaaatggcgtGTAGGAGGAAGATACTTCGCAGAAGACGCTGTGGAAGTTACATATTATCGAAATTACGCCCACGATTAA